Part of the Dehalococcoidia bacterium genome, CGCCCTGGACATGGGCGCCGAGACGATGCAGATCTTCCTAACGCCGCCCCAGCAGTGGCGCAGCTCCAGGGTCGAGCCTGAGGTGGCGGCCGAGTTCAGGGCCCGGCTCGCAGACTCGCCCATCTCCCCCGTCTTCGTGCACGGCGTCTACCTGATCAACCTCGCGACCGCGGACAAGACGATGCTCCTCCGCTCCACGAGCAACCTCAAGTCGGCCATGCGCACCTGCGGTGAGATGAACATCCAGGGCGTCATCTTCCACCTGGGCAGCCACAAGGGCATGGGCCTCGACGCGGTCTTCGAGCAGATCTGCACCGCTATCACCGAGATCCTGAGGGAGACCCCGGAGCAGGTCCAACTCGTGCTCGAAAACTCGGCCGGCGCCGGCGCCAACATCGGCTCCAAGTGGGCCGACCTCGGCCGCATCATCCGCCAGGTCGGCAGCGACCGCGTCCGCGTCTGCCTCGACACCCAGCACGCTTATGCCGAAGGCTACGACCTAGCCTCCGCTGAAGGCCTTGCGCTCGCCATGGAGGAGTTCCAGCGCGAGGTGGGCTGGGACCGGCTCGTCGCCGTCCACGCCAACGACTCCAAGGTCGAGCTCGGCAAGGAGCGCGACCGCCACGAGAACATCGGCTATGGCCTCATCGGCCGTGACGGTTTCGCGCGCATCATGGCCCATCCCGCCTTCAAGGACCTCCCTTTCATCCTAGAGGTCCCCGGCATGGATAACACCGGCCCTGACAAGCCCAACCTGGACGCCCTCAAAGAGATCCGCGCCAGCCTCCAAGGGTAGCGTCGAGTAGGGCGCAGCAGCTGACCTGACCCTGTTCTGCACTCTGCACTCTGCTCTAAACGGGCGGCCGCCGCGCGTGCCAGTCCGTCGCCCCCTGGTATGCGTGGGCGGCGCGCAGCACCAGCGCCTCCTCCCACCAGCGGCCCGTCAGCATCAGCCCCATCGGCAGCCCCTCGCTCGAGAAACCACAGGGCACGGAGATCGACGGCAGGCCGGCTATGTTGAAGGGGCCGGTGTGGCGGGTCAGCGCGCTGCTGGCCGCAGGCACGTCACCGTCTTCCGGAAAAGGCTGCGCCGTCACCGGGGTCGTGGGCGCGGCCAGCAGGTCTATTTCCCGGAAGAGGCGCCGCAAGGCGGCCTGGAACTCCGCCTGTGTGCGCCGGGCGCGCGCGTAGGCCGGACCGGTGATGCTCGCGCCGTTCTGCAGGCGCGCCAGCACCGTCTGCTGGATAGCGTCGGCGTGCTCGCGTAAGTTCTCGTCGTGGTAGGCGGCCGCGTCCGCGATCAGGATCGTGCCGTTGGCCCGCGCCCCGCGCACGACGTCGGGCACCTCGACTTCCCTGACAACCGCCCCCAGCCCCCGCAGCACCTCGACGGCCGCCCGCGCCGCCGCCGCTACCTCGGCGTCCACGGCCTCCTCGTCGAAGAAGAAGTTTGTCGGGACGCCGACGCGGAGCCCCCGCACGCCGTCCCCGATCCTGGAGGCATAGTCGTCAACCGGGTGGTCGATGCTCGCCGGGTCTTCCGGGTCAAAGCCGGCGATGGCCTGCAGGATGAGGGCACAGTCGTTCGCGCTGCGCGCCATGGGCCCGGCGTGGTCGAGCGACCACGAGAGCGGCACGACGCCTCGCAGGCTGACCCGCCCGTACGTCGGTTTGAGGCCCGTGGTGCCGCAGAGGGCCGATGGGATGCGGATGCTGCCGCCGGTGTCCGAACCCAGCGTTCCCAGGCACATCCCGGCCGCAATCGCCACGCCCGAGCCGCCGCTCGAACCGCCCGTGATGCGCGCCGGGTCCCAGGGGTTTCGCGGCGATGGGAAGTATCGGTTGATGTTCGTCGCGCCCAGTGCCCACTCGTGCATGTTGAGCTTGCCGAGCTGCACCACGCCCGCCTCTTTCAGCAACGCCACCACCCGCGCGTCCTCGGCCGGCACGAAGTCCTCCCGCAGCTTCGACCCGGCCGTCGTCCGCACGCCCGCCGTCTCGTACAGATCCTTGAGGGCGAAGGGGATGCCGTGCAGAGGCCCTCGCCTCCGGCCGCCCGCAATCTCCGCTTCCGCCGCCTTCGCCTCCAGCCGCGCGCTCTCGAACGTTGGAGTGATGTAGGCGTGCAACGCCGGATCGAGGGCCTCCGAGCGGGCGATGCAGGCGTCCGTCAGCTCGACCGGTGATACCTCCAGCCGCTCGATCAGTGCCGATGCTTCGGTCAGCGTGAGGTCTGTAAGTGATGCCATCTCCGCGCCGTCCCCCTCATGCCCGAATGCGACGTTGCGCGCATACTATCGCGAAACCAGCCTCCGGGCCGCGCGAGGAGGAGCCCGTGCCAAAGCCGCCCCTGCCGGACGTCGTAAAGGACTACATTGCCGCCGCGGCGGTGTGCCGCATCGCCACGGTGCGCCCGGACGGCGACGCCCACGTCATCCCCGTCTGCCCCGTGTTCGACGGCGACTCCACCCTCTATGTCGACCTCGGCCACGGGTCGGCCACCGCCCGGGCGCTGCGCTCCCGGCCCCGCGCCACAGTCCTCGTTGACGACTACTTCGACGACTGGTCGAAGCTACGCAAGGTGATCCTGCGCTGCGATGCCGAGCCCGTGACTGGCGCCGAGCAGGACGCCG contains:
- a CDS encoding deoxyribonuclease IV produces the protein MVRVGAHIKTAGGPLTCFQRALDMGAETMQIFLTPPQQWRSSRVEPEVAAEFRARLADSPISPVFVHGVYLINLATADKTMLLRSTSNLKSAMRTCGEMNIQGVIFHLGSHKGMGLDAVFEQICTAITEILRETPEQVQLVLENSAGAGANIGSKWADLGRIIRQVGSDRVRVCLDTQHAYAEGYDLASAEGLALAMEEFQREVGWDRLVAVHANDSKVELGKERDRHENIGYGLIGRDGFARIMAHPAFKDLPFILEVPGMDNTGPDKPNLDALKEIRASLQG
- a CDS encoding amidase; this translates as MASLTDLTLTEASALIERLEVSPVELTDACIARSEALDPALHAYITPTFESARLEAKAAEAEIAGGRRRGPLHGIPFALKDLYETAGVRTTAGSKLREDFVPAEDARVVALLKEAGVVQLGKLNMHEWALGATNINRYFPSPRNPWDPARITGGSSGGSGVAIAAGMCLGTLGSDTGGSIRIPSALCGTTGLKPTYGRVSLRGVVPLSWSLDHAGPMARSANDCALILQAIAGFDPEDPASIDHPVDDYASRIGDGVRGLRVGVPTNFFFDEEAVDAEVAAAARAAVEVLRGLGAVVREVEVPDVVRGARANGTILIADAAAYHDENLREHADAIQQTVLARLQNGASITGPAYARARRTQAEFQAALRRLFREIDLLAAPTTPVTAQPFPEDGDVPAASSALTRHTGPFNIAGLPSISVPCGFSSEGLPMGLMLTGRWWEEALVLRAAHAYQGATDWHARRPPV
- a CDS encoding pyridoxamine 5'-phosphate oxidase family protein produces the protein MPKPPLPDVVKDYIAAAAVCRIATVRPDGDAHVIPVCPVFDGDSTLYVDLGHGSATARALRSRPRATVLVDDYFDDWSKLRKVILRCDAEPVTGAEQDAAWDRIRSKFPQYTTVDWRPRLTVALRITDWLAEGLLSS